One genomic region from Haloterrigena gelatinilytica encodes:
- a CDS encoding FAS1-like dehydratase domain-containing protein — translation MPTKPLSELEAMVGDSRTTVEAFRIERGKVEEFARAITESDPLFRDASVARDRGYEAVPAPLTYAQVSRFPRYRPDGLEGQGKGFDLGFRPEYVLHGEQAYEYERPLLVGDVLTGTTTLSDVYQRDGGRAGSMTFAVYETEYRDESGGLVLTDRVTAIETSGAVGGEGDDANGDDDTGNDEPQPDSSGSNNAGNADTDATVDPEPAANGGAVPAAEPVDTVRSLDGVDVGDGGPTVVVEDLERKHFVKYAGASGDFNPIHYDEPYARGAGNESVFGQGMFTAGVASRVVTDWFGLESITAFGVRFQSQVFPGDTIVATGELESVRGEEGVVEVALEATNQHGETLLTGSATASLEE, via the coding sequence GTGCCGACTAAGCCCCTCTCGGAACTCGAGGCGATGGTCGGCGACTCCCGGACAACCGTCGAGGCGTTCCGGATCGAGCGCGGCAAGGTCGAAGAGTTCGCGCGGGCGATCACGGAGTCCGACCCGCTCTTTCGCGACGCGAGCGTCGCTCGAGACCGCGGCTACGAGGCCGTTCCGGCGCCGCTGACGTACGCGCAGGTGAGCCGGTTTCCGCGGTACCGGCCCGACGGCCTCGAGGGGCAGGGGAAGGGCTTCGACCTCGGCTTCCGACCCGAGTACGTCCTCCACGGCGAGCAGGCCTACGAGTACGAACGGCCGCTGCTCGTCGGCGACGTTTTAACGGGGACGACCACGCTGAGCGACGTCTACCAGCGCGACGGCGGCCGGGCCGGCTCGATGACCTTCGCCGTCTACGAGACCGAGTACCGCGACGAGAGCGGGGGCCTCGTGCTCACCGACCGCGTAACTGCTATCGAGACCTCCGGTGCCGTGGGGGGCGAGGGAGACGACGCCAACGGTGACGACGATACCGGCAACGACGAACCGCAGCCGGACTCGAGTGGTAGCAATAATGCCGGTAACGCCGACACCGACGCGACCGTCGATCCGGAACCGGCGGCCAACGGCGGAGCGGTACCGGCCGCCGAGCCGGTCGATACCGTTCGCTCGCTCGACGGAGTCGACGTCGGCGACGGCGGTCCGACGGTGGTCGTCGAGGACCTCGAGCGCAAGCACTTCGTCAAGTACGCCGGCGCGAGCGGCGACTTCAACCCGATCCACTACGACGAGCCCTACGCCCGCGGGGCGGGCAACGAGAGCGTCTTCGGCCAGGGTATGTTCACCGCCGGCGTCGCCTCGCGCGTCGTCACCGATTGGTTCGGCCTCGAGTCGATCACCGCCTTCGGCGTTCGCTTCCAGTCGCAGGTTTTCCCCGGCGATACGATCGTCGCGACCGGCGAACTCGAATCCGTCCGCGGCGAGGAGGGGGTCGTCGAGGTCGCCCTCGAGGCGACCAACCAGCACGGGGAGACGCTGCTGACGGGATCGGCAACGGCATCGCTCGAGGAGTGA
- a CDS encoding cytochrome b/b6 domain-containing protein, translating into MTNLDHGKFSRVTTMFHSLLALTVFILFFTGYAIAFNTELWWLVELMGGNQGVLSIHRLAGFALIALTGFWVPYMLLRSASRSNFRSVLPAPSDVKAFVQDVQFALGRADERHPAARQFAGYKADEVPLISYIGKGVIWIFTVELLLLMLSGLLIWRKTWLIDFYDSQSVVMAFVAFHGLLGVIMLMGVMFHTFEHGFHPAFYPVEMKAFLPKDQTPNFHGDPDEHETTGIERLRRKSSWRWATNVMGVLVVVGIVSVMMASLEYGGYPVPDSLAFNEGSVLRTIGINAGIFVLLVGLVLSVFGNVLRARYLRQRRERAQERPTERPPAADGSGPARDDGPSEADD; encoded by the coding sequence GTGACGAACCTCGATCACGGGAAGTTCTCGCGGGTGACGACGATGTTCCACTCGCTGCTGGCGCTGACGGTGTTCATCCTGTTCTTCACGGGGTACGCCATCGCCTTCAACACGGAGCTGTGGTGGCTCGTGGAACTGATGGGCGGCAACCAGGGCGTGCTCTCGATCCACCGGCTGGCCGGCTTCGCGCTGATCGCGCTGACCGGGTTCTGGGTGCCCTACATGCTGCTTCGGTCGGCCAGTCGGTCCAACTTCCGGTCGGTCCTGCCCGCTCCGTCCGACGTGAAGGCCTTCGTTCAGGACGTCCAGTTCGCGCTGGGGCGGGCCGACGAACGCCATCCGGCGGCCCGCCAGTTCGCGGGCTACAAGGCCGACGAGGTGCCGCTGATCTCCTACATCGGCAAGGGCGTCATCTGGATCTTCACCGTCGAACTCCTCCTGCTCATGCTCTCGGGGCTGCTCATCTGGCGCAAGACCTGGCTGATCGACTTCTACGACTCCCAGTCGGTCGTGATGGCCTTCGTCGCCTTCCACGGCCTGCTCGGGGTCATCATGCTGATGGGCGTGATGTTTCACACCTTCGAGCACGGCTTCCACCCGGCGTTCTACCCCGTCGAGATGAAGGCGTTCCTACCGAAGGATCAGACGCCGAACTTCCACGGCGATCCGGACGAGCACGAGACGACCGGAATCGAACGCCTCCGGCGCAAGTCCTCCTGGCGGTGGGCGACGAACGTGATGGGCGTGCTGGTCGTCGTCGGCATCGTCAGCGTGATGATGGCCAGCCTCGAGTACGGCGGCTACCCGGTGCCGGACTCGCTGGCGTTCAACGAGGGGAGCGTCCTCCGGACGATCGGCATCAACGCCGGGATCTTCGTGCTGCTCGTCGGACTCGTCCTCTCGGTGTTCGGCAACGTGCTCCGGGCGCGGTACCTGCGCCAGCGCCGGGAACGGGCCCAGGAGCGACCGACCGAACGGCCGCCCGCGGCGGACGGCAGCGGACCGGCTCGCGACGACGGCCCCAGCGAGGCCGACGACTGA
- a CDS encoding D-2-hydroxyacid dehydrogenase codes for MTVVVPPHVVGGSGSDLVAEIRDRRPGIDLEHADDDELLEAVTDAEVLVTSRLPEDVLDAAENLRWVQALSAGTDEYDYDALAARDVALTSVSGIHAQPIGQQVLGYLLHFERRFDRAIAKQRRREWERHGGRELGDRTIGIVGVGAIGSQVADYCTAFDARVVGTKRDPSDAPAALDAVYGPDDLESVLEDSDYLVLACPLTDETRGLIDADALAALPDDAVLVNVARGEVVEQSALVDALEAGDLGGAALDVFEEEPLPESSPLWDRDDVLVTPHMAGSTPHYWERCADVFLRNFDRFQAGEPLENRVV; via the coding sequence ATGACCGTCGTCGTCCCGCCGCACGTGGTCGGCGGGAGCGGTTCGGATCTGGTCGCCGAGATTCGCGACCGTCGGCCCGGGATCGACCTCGAGCACGCCGACGACGACGAGTTACTCGAGGCGGTGACGGACGCCGAAGTCCTCGTGACCAGCCGGCTCCCCGAGGACGTGCTGGACGCGGCCGAGAACCTGCGCTGGGTGCAGGCGCTCAGCGCGGGCACCGACGAGTACGATTACGACGCCCTCGCCGCACGGGACGTCGCCCTGACGTCGGTCTCGGGCATCCACGCGCAACCGATCGGCCAGCAGGTACTGGGGTATCTGCTCCACTTCGAACGGCGATTCGATCGGGCGATCGCCAAACAGCGCCGGCGCGAGTGGGAGCGCCACGGCGGCCGCGAACTCGGCGATCGAACGATCGGTATCGTCGGCGTCGGCGCGATCGGCTCGCAGGTCGCCGACTACTGCACCGCCTTCGACGCTCGCGTCGTCGGGACGAAACGCGATCCCTCCGACGCGCCCGCGGCGCTGGACGCCGTCTACGGACCGGACGACCTCGAGTCCGTCCTCGAGGACAGCGACTACCTCGTCCTCGCCTGTCCGCTGACCGACGAGACCCGCGGACTGATCGACGCCGACGCGCTGGCGGCGCTTCCAGACGACGCGGTGCTCGTCAACGTCGCCCGCGGCGAGGTCGTCGAGCAGTCGGCGCTCGTCGACGCGCTCGAGGCGGGCGACCTCGGCGGCGCCGCGCTCGACGTCTTCGAGGAGGAGCCCCTTCCCGAGTCCTCGCCGCTGTGGGACCGCGACGACGTGCTCGTGACGCCCCACATGGCGGGCTCGACCCCCCACTACTGGGAGCGGTGCGCCGACGTCTTCCTGCGAAACTTCGACCGATTTCAGGCGGGCGAGCCCCTCGAGAATCGCGTCGTCTGA
- a CDS encoding thiolase family protein translates to MNDAVIVDAVRTPFGKRDGSLRDTHPQDLAATPLEALEERTGFDPDTIEDVIYGCVTPVDEQGLNIGRIAPMVAGWGDGVPGVQLNRMCGSGQQAANFAATSVMAGQHDVLVAGGVEHMTRVPLGSDGADGVAGEGAVTDTYFEYFDELTHQGEGAERIAEEYGFDRAELDELAVDSQRRWGEAWEEGRYADQIVPVETELDGEPVTVDRDEHPRPETDLETLSSLPLSFREEGEGVHHPGNSSGIVDGSSALLIASEEAAEAHGWEPMARIVATEVVGVDPVTMLTGPMPATEGVLEKTDLELEDIDLFEVNEAFASVVAAWLEETGVSWEDVNVNGGAIAHGHPLGATGAALLTKLVHELERTGGERALSTMCIGFGQGIATIIERV, encoded by the coding sequence ATGAACGATGCAGTCATCGTCGACGCGGTCCGGACGCCGTTCGGCAAGCGGGACGGCTCCCTTCGCGACACCCACCCGCAAGATCTGGCGGCGACGCCGCTCGAGGCCCTCGAGGAGCGAACCGGCTTCGACCCCGATACGATCGAAGACGTGATCTACGGCTGCGTGACGCCGGTCGACGAGCAGGGGCTCAACATCGGTCGCATCGCGCCGATGGTCGCCGGCTGGGGCGACGGCGTCCCCGGCGTCCAGCTCAACCGGATGTGCGGCTCCGGCCAGCAGGCCGCCAACTTCGCGGCGACGAGCGTGATGGCCGGCCAGCACGACGTCCTGGTCGCCGGCGGCGTCGAGCACATGACCCGCGTCCCGCTCGGGTCCGACGGGGCCGACGGCGTGGCCGGCGAGGGCGCCGTCACGGACACCTACTTCGAGTACTTCGACGAACTGACCCACCAGGGCGAGGGCGCCGAACGGATCGCCGAGGAGTACGGCTTCGACCGCGCGGAGCTCGACGAACTCGCCGTCGACTCCCAGCGGCGCTGGGGCGAGGCCTGGGAGGAGGGTCGGTACGCCGACCAGATCGTGCCAGTGGAGACTGAACTCGACGGTGAGCCGGTCACCGTCGACCGAGATGAGCACCCGCGACCAGAGACGGACCTCGAGACGCTCTCGAGCCTCCCGCTTTCCTTCCGCGAGGAGGGCGAGGGCGTCCACCATCCCGGCAACTCCTCGGGCATCGTCGACGGCTCGTCGGCCCTCCTGATCGCCAGCGAGGAGGCGGCCGAGGCCCACGGGTGGGAACCGATGGCCCGCATCGTCGCGACCGAGGTCGTCGGCGTCGATCCCGTGACGATGCTCACCGGCCCGATGCCGGCGACCGAGGGCGTCCTCGAGAAGACCGATCTGGAACTCGAGGACATCGACCTCTTCGAGGTCAACGAGGCCTTCGCCTCGGTCGTCGCCGCCTGGCTCGAGGAGACCGGCGTTTCCTGGGAGGACGTGAACGTCAACGGCGGCGCCATCGCCCACGGCCACCCGCTGGGGGCGACCGGCGCGGCGCTACTGACGAAGTTGGTCCACGAACTCGAGCGCACCGGCGGGGAGCGGGCGCTCTCGACGATGTGTATCGGCTTCGGACAGGGGATCGCGACGATCATCGAGCGGGTCTGA
- a CDS encoding acyl-CoA dehydrogenase family protein gives MEYHDSETATAVAGRVADFMDEVVIPREREALATGERISTAEIEDLWEQAEERDLFAPQVPEEYGGQGLDFSDMLPSFEQVGRSLIGALAIRANAPQEGNMHTLEMVGTEDQKEEYLRPLVQGEMSSAFAMTEPKQGGGSDPKMLQSTAVKDGDEWVINAHKWWTSDGLDADFYLVMARTDLDAHPYEGTSIILVPREADGVEVVRNIPHVGGHGITEREGGHAEVKFDNVRVPLENTIGEENEGFRIAQMRLGGGRLTHCMRYSGMAQRSLEIAKAYLQEREAFGTKLEDKQALRHRIADAETRLHAARCMVRHAARELDRSDARIEVAMSKMFTANVTQDTIDLALQCCGGNGIGKDLPIAHFYENVRAFRIVDGADEVHRRSIARWAFDDVDETEIENALQFDEDLRIDALDE, from the coding sequence ATGGAGTACCACGACTCAGAGACGGCGACGGCGGTTGCGGGTCGCGTAGCGGACTTCATGGACGAGGTCGTCATCCCGCGCGAACGCGAGGCGCTCGCCACCGGCGAGCGGATCTCGACGGCCGAGATCGAGGACCTGTGGGAGCAGGCCGAGGAGCGCGACCTGTTCGCGCCGCAGGTCCCCGAGGAGTACGGCGGGCAGGGACTGGACTTCAGCGACATGCTCCCCTCCTTCGAGCAGGTCGGCCGCTCGCTGATCGGCGCGCTCGCGATTCGGGCGAACGCGCCCCAGGAGGGGAACATGCACACCCTCGAGATGGTCGGCACGGAAGACCAGAAGGAGGAGTACCTCCGCCCGCTCGTCCAGGGCGAAATGTCGTCGGCGTTCGCGATGACCGAGCCCAAACAGGGCGGCGGCTCGGATCCGAAGATGCTCCAGAGCACGGCCGTCAAGGACGGCGACGAGTGGGTCATCAACGCCCACAAGTGGTGGACTTCCGACGGACTCGACGCCGACTTCTACCTGGTGATGGCCCGGACCGATCTGGACGCCCACCCCTACGAGGGCACCTCGATCATCCTCGTGCCGCGCGAGGCCGACGGCGTCGAGGTCGTGCGGAACATCCCCCACGTCGGCGGTCACGGCATCACCGAGCGCGAGGGCGGCCACGCCGAAGTGAAGTTCGACAACGTCCGCGTCCCCCTCGAGAACACGATCGGCGAGGAGAACGAGGGCTTTCGCATCGCCCAGATGCGACTCGGCGGCGGCCGACTCACACACTGCATGCGCTACTCCGGGATGGCCCAGCGATCCCTCGAGATCGCGAAGGCCTACCTGCAGGAGCGGGAGGCCTTCGGGACGAAACTCGAGGACAAACAGGCGCTACGCCACCGCATCGCCGACGCCGAGACGCGGCTGCACGCCGCCCGCTGTATGGTCCGCCACGCCGCGCGCGAACTCGACCGCAGCGACGCCCGCATCGAGGTCGCCATGTCGAAGATGTTCACCGCGAACGTCACGCAGGACACCATCGACCTCGCCCTGCAGTGCTGCGGCGGCAACGGGATCGGGAAGGACCTTCCGATCGCCCACTTCTACGAGAACGTCCGCGCGTTCCGGATCGTCGACGGCGCCGACGAGGTCCACCGCCGCTCGATCGCCCGCTGGGCCTTCGACGACGTCGACGAGACCGAGATCGAGAACGCGCTGCAGTTCGACGAGGACCTGCGCATCGACGCGCTCGACGAGTAA
- a CDS encoding molybdopterin-dependent oxidoreductase, with amino-acid sequence MSAADEPVTIDLDRRSFMKASALAGGIFLGGGVTGHVLGTQEEQEDDGVPEGEETAKVICNYCAVGCGFKAVKDGNSFVGQEPWFENPINNGSLCSKGAGILETEHSPKRLKHPMRKEDGEWRRVTWDEAYREIAETWEQTVEEYSRESVMLLGSAHHSNEAAYASRKLAAFMGTNNVDHQARICHSPTVTGLANTWGFGAMTNTINDYRNFDLLIILGQNPAESHPIAMQHILEGQARGGTIVSIDPRYTKTSAHADYFHRLRPGTDVALVFGLLNYVREQGELDDEFLGDRVMGWPDVEAELDQYDLETVSDITWIDREDLEQIGDLIVEKSPHIQVEWAMGGTQHNNGTQNIRAYALFSLATGSAARSGGGLQVMRGHANVQGATDLGVDASILPGYYGVDAPGSWEHWSSVWNQSPWTSGSISFEDLYRNFERMPDEMWAGLEVPAAVEEGESDSEDEGESPNGEEDGSGGDEGGDSEGSEDEGLQEDAPLEEPDPQSMMFQRGLTVARWYEAALGQEDRLLDSNLYQPNPLKMAFFWGHSANSISEMDKMKQAMEALDLLVVVDVFPAISSTLPDDADVLLLPASSQYEHVRSVTNSHRSVQWSEAVATPAHNSKPDLQIMQELADYMGFGEHFDWGSGPEQHNGRSSYEDALREINLGVRSIGYQQSPEKLQQHQEYDWAFSTEDLRAENTGTPVDGDYWSLPWPYWGDDHPGSPIIWTKEADPREGGHDFRVNWGQQAPTPQEWTEMDVDKDYPLQETVDQQGEDGLDLIAGSFEAPWWDGQEVQGVPSYPGYSTILPDDPTEASSQTLPVRAALDEDVSVYEAAQAVDEQYGDQVDVDPAEFEEYDYEQPDPPTGRGKARAVVWNFIDTVPVHREPVESPRPDLVEEWPANGEQTNFWRLDQNNASVQQQATEAVHTELGSDAESGRTVIMTSGRQVEHQGGGAETRNNKYTADRQPHMYAEISPSLAEELDVVGGDDHVVVTSADKGSILVKANVTNRVNDEEIFLPYHWGGVFHGEDRTPNWPDGTEPLAIGESANIITPSGFDAETQMQETKSGVVHVQKATQSVVDDLGMEFIDYPQDEGGLGAQKRYDVREWDMEHGGEQL; translated from the coding sequence ATGAGCGCGGCGGACGAGCCGGTCACGATCGACCTCGACAGGCGCTCGTTCATGAAGGCGAGCGCGCTCGCCGGGGGGATCTTCCTCGGCGGCGGTGTGACGGGCCACGTCCTCGGCACCCAGGAGGAACAGGAGGACGACGGCGTTCCCGAGGGGGAAGAGACGGCGAAGGTGATCTGCAACTACTGCGCCGTCGGCTGCGGGTTCAAGGCCGTCAAGGACGGCAACTCCTTCGTCGGCCAGGAGCCGTGGTTCGAGAACCCGATCAACAACGGCTCGCTCTGCTCGAAGGGCGCGGGCATCCTCGAGACCGAACACTCGCCGAAGCGGCTGAAACACCCGATGCGAAAGGAGGACGGCGAGTGGCGGCGGGTGACGTGGGACGAGGCCTACCGTGAGATCGCGGAGACGTGGGAGCAGACCGTCGAGGAGTACAGCCGCGAGAGCGTCATGCTGCTGGGCAGCGCCCACCACTCGAACGAGGCGGCCTACGCCAGTCGGAAGCTCGCGGCGTTCATGGGAACGAACAACGTCGACCACCAGGCGCGGATCTGCCACTCGCCGACCGTCACCGGGCTCGCGAACACCTGGGGGTTCGGCGCGATGACGAACACGATCAACGACTACCGCAACTTCGACCTGTTGATCATCCTCGGGCAGAACCCCGCCGAGTCCCACCCGATCGCGATGCAACACATCCTCGAGGGACAGGCGCGGGGCGGGACGATCGTCTCGATCGACCCCCGGTACACGAAGACGTCGGCCCACGCCGACTACTTCCACCGGCTCCGGCCGGGGACGGACGTCGCGCTCGTCTTCGGCCTGCTCAACTACGTCCGCGAGCAGGGTGAGCTCGACGACGAGTTCCTCGGGGACCGCGTGATGGGCTGGCCCGACGTCGAGGCCGAACTCGATCAGTACGACCTCGAGACGGTCTCCGACATCACCTGGATCGACCGGGAGGACCTCGAGCAGATCGGCGACCTGATCGTCGAGAAATCGCCGCACATCCAGGTCGAGTGGGCGATGGGCGGCACGCAACACAACAACGGAACCCAGAACATCCGCGCGTACGCGCTCTTCAGCCTCGCGACCGGGAGCGCGGCCCGCTCCGGCGGCGGCCTCCAGGTCATGCGCGGTCACGCCAACGTGCAGGGCGCGACCGACCTCGGCGTCGACGCGAGCATCCTGCCGGGTTACTACGGCGTCGACGCGCCCGGCTCGTGGGAGCACTGGTCGTCGGTCTGGAACCAGAGCCCCTGGACCAGCGGCAGTATCTCCTTCGAGGACCTCTACCGGAACTTCGAGCGGATGCCCGACGAGATGTGGGCTGGCCTCGAGGTGCCGGCCGCGGTCGAGGAGGGGGAATCCGACTCGGAAGACGAGGGCGAGTCGCCGAACGGCGAGGAGGACGGAAGCGGCGGCGACGAAGGCGGCGACAGCGAAGGCAGCGAGGACGAAGGCCTTCAGGAGGACGCCCCGCTCGAGGAGCCGGATCCCCAGTCGATGATGTTCCAGCGCGGGCTGACCGTCGCCCGCTGGTACGAGGCCGCGCTGGGCCAGGAGGACCGGCTACTCGACTCGAACCTCTACCAGCCGAACCCGCTGAAGATGGCCTTCTTCTGGGGCCACTCGGCCAACTCCATCAGCGAGATGGACAAGATGAAACAGGCCATGGAAGCGCTCGACCTGCTGGTCGTCGTCGACGTCTTCCCGGCGATCTCCAGTACGCTGCCCGACGACGCGGACGTCCTCTTGTTGCCGGCCTCGAGCCAGTACGAGCACGTCCGGTCGGTGACCAACTCCCACCGGTCGGTCCAGTGGAGCGAGGCCGTCGCGACGCCGGCGCACAACTCCAAACCCGACCTCCAGATCATGCAGGAGCTGGCCGACTACATGGGCTTCGGCGAGCACTTCGACTGGGGGTCCGGCCCGGAGCAACACAACGGCCGGAGCTCCTACGAGGACGCCCTCCGGGAGATCAACCTCGGCGTGCGCTCGATCGGGTATCAGCAGTCGCCCGAGAAACTCCAGCAACACCAGGAGTACGACTGGGCGTTCAGCACCGAGGACCTGCGGGCGGAGAACACCGGTACGCCCGTCGACGGCGATTACTGGTCGCTCCCCTGGCCCTACTGGGGCGACGACCACCCCGGCTCGCCGATCATCTGGACGAAGGAGGCCGACCCCCGCGAGGGCGGCCACGACTTCCGGGTCAACTGGGGCCAGCAGGCCCCGACGCCCCAGGAGTGGACGGAGATGGACGTCGACAAGGACTACCCCCTGCAGGAGACCGTCGACCAACAGGGCGAGGACGGACTGGATCTCATCGCCGGCTCGTTCGAGGCGCCGTGGTGGGACGGCCAGGAGGTCCAGGGCGTGCCGTCGTATCCCGGCTATTCGACGATCTTGCCCGACGATCCCACGGAGGCCTCGAGCCAGACGCTACCGGTTCGGGCGGCCCTCGACGAGGACGTCTCGGTGTACGAGGCGGCCCAGGCGGTCGACGAGCAGTACGGCGATCAGGTGGACGTCGATCCCGCGGAGTTCGAGGAGTACGACTACGAACAGCCCGACCCGCCGACGGGACGCGGGAAGGCCCGGGCGGTCGTCTGGAACTTCATCGACACGGTGCCGGTTCACCGGGAACCCGTCGAGAGCCCGCGACCCGATCTGGTCGAGGAGTGGCCGGCCAACGGCGAACAGACCAACTTCTGGCGGCTCGACCAGAACAACGCCAGCGTCCAGCAGCAGGCGACCGAGGCGGTCCACACGGAACTCGGCAGCGACGCCGAGAGCGGGCGGACCGTCATCATGACGTCGGGTCGGCAGGTCGAACACCAGGGCGGCGGCGCCGAGACGCGGAACAACAAGTACACCGCCGACCGGCAGCCGCACATGTACGCGGAGATCAGCCCCAGCCTGGCCGAGGAACTCGACGTCGTCGGCGGCGACGACCACGTCGTCGTCACGTCGGCCGACAAGGGGTCGATCCTCGTGAAAGCCAACGTGACCAACCGGGTCAACGACGAGGAGATCTTCCTCCCCTACCACTGGGGCGGCGTCTTCCACGGCGAGGACAGGACGCCGAACTGGCCCGACGGCACCGAACCGCTGGCGATCGGCGAGAGCGCGAACATCATCACGCCCAGCGGATTCGACGCCGAGACGCAGATGCAGGAGACGAAGTCGGGCGTCGTCCACGTCCAGAAGGCGACCCAGAGCGTGGTCGACGACCTCGGCATGGAGTTCATCGACTACCCGCAGGACGAGGGCGGCCTCGGGGCCCAGAAGCGGTACGACGTCCGCGAGTGGGACATGGAACACGGCGGTGAGCAACTATGA
- a CDS encoding 4Fe-4S dicluster domain-containing protein has product MTQDEPSGQVMSQGVMSTGEGMRIFPDVEACIDCGGCVVACKRTWDREIDNQRIDITTMAEGVAGPQGENADKTGRLAAGENPGETSLPMQCYHCENAPCVSVCPTNALQKEDDGFVSVHEDLCVGCQYCLSGCPFGAPQFPDSNDGAAQIFGTGGIMDKCTGCRERQEVQKGPACAEECATDAILVGGAGEIADELESRDSQPFFNDEAMAIIFGEEDAQLFQ; this is encoded by the coding sequence ATGACACAGGACGAACCGTCCGGCCAGGTGATGAGCCAAGGCGTCATGAGCACCGGCGAGGGGATGCGGATCTTCCCCGACGTCGAGGCCTGTATCGACTGCGGCGGCTGCGTCGTCGCCTGCAAACGCACCTGGGACCGGGAGATCGACAACCAGCGCATCGACATCACGACCATGGCCGAGGGCGTCGCCGGCCCGCAGGGCGAGAACGCCGACAAGACCGGCCGGCTGGCCGCGGGGGAGAACCCCGGCGAGACCAGCCTACCGATGCAGTGTTACCACTGCGAGAACGCGCCCTGCGTCTCGGTCTGTCCGACCAACGCCCTCCAGAAGGAGGACGACGGCTTCGTGTCGGTCCACGAGGACCTCTGCGTCGGCTGCCAGTACTGCCTGTCGGGCTGTCCGTTCGGCGCCCCGCAGTTCCCCGACAGCAACGACGGGGCGGCCCAGATCTTCGGCACCGGCGGCATCATGGACAAGTGCACCGGCTGTCGCGAACGCCAGGAGGTCCAGAAGGGGCCGGCCTGCGCCGAGGAGTGCGCGACCGACGCCATCCTCGTCGGCGGCGCCGGCGAAATCGCCGACGAACTCGAGTCCCGGGACAGCCAGCCGTTCTTCAACGACGAGGCCATGGCGATCATCTTCGGCGAGGAGGACGCCCAACTCTTCCAGTGA
- a CDS encoding enoyl-CoA hydratase/isomerase family protein, translating into MDDDLDAVRVAFDDETGVGTIAMDRPDALNALNDRLRADIIAGLQRLEAENEDAEGVALRAVVLEGAGEKAFCAGADVGGFSEASAGASSERDHYEFIRDFPAPVIAKIDGYCLGGGLETALACDFRLASESSTLGFPEVNLGLLPGAGGVQYVTKLAGPAVAKELAMTGEYISAQRAADEGIINHVYPDEEFEDEVDAFVTDLAGQAPLAVQAIKDSAHMAVQSGLEEGLRYDAQLFDELLGTEDHAEGAAAFDEDREPEFEGK; encoded by the coding sequence ATGGACGACGATCTCGATGCGGTCCGAGTGGCGTTCGACGACGAGACCGGCGTCGGCACGATCGCGATGGACCGGCCGGACGCGCTCAACGCGCTGAACGACCGGCTTCGGGCGGACATCATCGCCGGCCTGCAGCGCCTCGAAGCCGAGAACGAGGACGCCGAGGGCGTCGCCCTGCGGGCGGTCGTCCTCGAGGGCGCCGGCGAGAAGGCGTTCTGCGCCGGCGCGGACGTCGGCGGCTTCTCGGAGGCGTCGGCCGGCGCCAGTTCCGAGCGGGACCACTACGAGTTCATCCGGGACTTCCCGGCGCCGGTGATCGCGAAGATCGACGGCTACTGTCTCGGGGGCGGCCTCGAGACCGCGCTCGCCTGCGACTTCCGGCTGGCGAGCGAGTCCAGTACGCTCGGCTTTCCCGAGGTCAACCTCGGGCTCCTCCCCGGCGCCGGCGGCGTCCAGTACGTGACGAAGCTGGCCGGCCCCGCGGTCGCGAAGGAACTGGCCATGACCGGCGAGTACATCTCCGCCCAGCGGGCCGCCGACGAGGGGATCATCAACCACGTCTACCCCGACGAGGAGTTCGAGGACGAGGTCGACGCGTTCGTCACCGACCTCGCCGGACAGGCGCCCCTGGCGGTCCAGGCGATCAAGGACTCGGCGCACATGGCCGTGCAGTCGGGACTCGAGGAGGGGCTGCGCTACGACGCCCAACTCTTCGACGAACTGCTCGGAACCGAGGACCACGCGGAGGGTGCGGCCGCGTTCGACGAGGACCGCGAACCCGAATTCGAGGGCAAATAG